CATACCAATGGACCCCACGTCGCTCCGAAGAACACGACGAATCCGTTGGCGCAGATCAAGGCGATCAGCGACCATGGCTGCGGCAGCACGACGCTGCCGTCCTGCAGCGTGCCGAACGAGAACGCCACGGCCATCATGCCCAGGGTCACGGCCATGCCGATTGAACCGGTGAGCAGCATGGGCCGTCGACCCACCTTGTCCACGAGCAGAATTGCCACGATCGTGACGACGATATTCGTGACCGAGGTGAATACCGAGGTCATCAGAGCCTGGGATTCGTCGAATCCCACCGACAGCCACAGCGTCGTCGAGTAGTAGAAGATCACATTGATGCCGACGAACTGCTGGAAAACACTCAGCAGTATCCCGACCCAGACGATGGGTTTCAGACCGAACCGATCACCTCGCAGGTCGCTCAACGACTCGCGCTTCTCGGCATTCAGCGTCGAGCGGATCTCTTCGATCTTGACGTTCACGTCGGTCTCGCCGGTGAAGTCGAACAGCACTTGGGACGCCTTGTCGATCTGCCCGCGAGCGACCAGGAAGCGTGGCGATTCGGGCAGCCGAAGAGCCATGACTCCGTAGACGATGGCGGGGATCGCTTCGACCATGAACATCCAGCGCCAGGCGTCGATCCCGAACCACAGGACGTTGGCAGCGGAACCGGCGATGTTCGCCAACAGAGCGTTGGAGAGCAGCGCGGTGAAGATACCGGTCACGATCGCGAGCTGCTGCAGGGATCCGAGTCGGCCACGAACCTTCGCCGGCGATACCTCCGCGATGTAGGCAGGAGCGATGACGGACGCAGCTCCGACACCGATGCCGCCGATCACGCGCCAGACGATGAGGTCGATGACCCCGAAGGCAAGGCCCGAGCCGATGGATGAGGCCAGGAACAGCACAGCGGCGATCACCATCACAGGAATGCGGCCGAGTCTGTTCGCCAGGCTGCCGGCGAACCACGCACCGACGGCGCAGCCGAGCAGGGCCGACGACACGGCGAAGCCCTGAAGTGCTGGTCCGAGGTCGAATGCTCCGGCGAGAGCATCGACCGCTCCGTTGATCACGGCCGTGTCGAAGCCGAACAGGAAACCACCGAGTGCGGCGGCGATGCTGATTCCCACGACTCTGGCGCTGAGTCGACCGGCCGTGCGTTTCTTCTCTGACATGTGCCCTCCCCCGTCTGTGCTCACTCTAGGAGGCCAACCCGCTCCGACGCGAGTGGGCGGTCATTTCCTCAGGAGCCGTATCCTTCTTCGCCCAGCTCCGACAAGATGCGGTTGAGATCCTGGATCGATGCGAATTCAATTGCGACCTGGCCTTTTCTCGCACCAAGAGTGATCTTCACCCGGGTGTTGAGTCGGTCACCGAGCTTTCCCGACACTTCATCGAGATAGGCGCGGCGCGCTCCCGGTTGCGGCTTGGGGCTCCGCGCTCCGGTGGAGGGCACTGCTTTCGCCGCCTCCTCAGTCGCACGCACGGAGAGGTCTTCGTTGATGACCTTGTCGGCGAGCTTCTGCATCGCCTCAGGACTTTCGAGGGAGAGCAGCGCCCTTGCGTGTCCTGCCGAGAGAACGCCGGCCGCGACACGCTGCTGCACGGGCATCGGAAGCTTGAGAAGCCTGATCGTATTGCTGATCTGCGGACGGGAGCGTCCGATACGGGTCGCAAGTTCCTCTTGGGTGATGCCGAAGTCCTCCAGCAGCTGCTGGTAGGCGGAGGCCTCTTCAAGTGGGTTCAGCTCGGATCGGTGGAGGTTCTCGAGCAGCGCATCACGTAGGAGATTCTCGTCGGCCGTATCGCGGACGATCACCGGGATCGCCTCGAGTCCGGCTTCACGGGCGGCGCGCGTGCGGCGCTCCCCCATGATCAGTTCGTACTCGCCGTCGGCGTTCTTCCGGACGATCACCGGCTGCAGTACGCCGAACTCGCGCACGCTGTGAACGAGCTCCGCGAGGTCATCCTCATCGAAGTGCGTGCGCGGCTGACGTGGGTTCGGAACGATCTGGTTCGGGTCGATCTGGATCAGATGGATGCCGGGCACCGCAGTGAGATCGGGCTCATCCGTAGATGCCTCATCCGTGGATGACTCGTCCGGCACCGTGATCGTCATGTCGGCTGCTGGGCGCAGTGAAGCACCGGGGAAGAACACGTCGACCGGACGCTCCGCCTGGTCTGCGGTGGGGATGAGTGCGCCGATTCCTCGGCCCAATCCGGTGCGCTTTGCCATCAGTTCTCCTTGCTCTGCGTCTTTTGCGACGCGATTTCGACAGCGGCTTCACGGTATGCGATCGCTCCGGCGGATGCTCCGTCGTACGCGATCACCGTCTGGCCGAAACTCGGCGCCTCCGACACTCGCACAGACCGCGGAATGACCGTGTTCAGCACCTGATCGGGGAAATGCGTGCGCACCTCGTCGGCGACCTGCTGCGCCAGACGGGTGCGTCCGTCATACATGGTGAGCAGGATCGTCGAGAGGTGAAGTTCTGGATTGAGGTGCTTCTGAATCATCTGGATGCTGCCGAGCAACTGGCTCAGACCCTCGAGTGCGTAGTACTCGCACTGGATCGGGATGAACACCTCGGATGCTGCGGTGAACGCGTTGATCGTCAGGAGCCCCAACGACGGTGGGCAGTCGATGATGACGAAGTCAACAGTGTTTTCGATCAGGTACTGACTGAGCGCATTGCGCAGCCGGTGCTCCCGCGCGACTTGAGCGACGAGCTCGATCTCCGCCCCCGCGAGATGGATCGTACTGGGCGCGCAGAGCAGGTTCGGCGATTCAGGACTCTGCTGAATGATGTCGGCGAGGGGAACATCGTCGATCAGAACGTCGTAGACGCTCGGGGTCTCCGCATTGTGCGGGACACCGAGGGCGGTGGACGCATTTCCCTGCGGATCCAGGTCGATGACCAGAACCTTCGCCCCGAAGCTCGCCAGTGCGGAAGCGACGTTGACGGCGGTCGTCGTCTTACCGACGCCGCCCTTCTGGTTGGACACCGTGAGTACGCGCGTCTGCCCGTCGAACTGGACTGTAGTCGCCTCAAGTACACGCCTGCGCGCGCTCAGATCTGCGATCTCTCGTGCCAGTGGAGTATCTACCCCGAAAGTACTGTTCGGTGCTGCCTTTTCAGACTGTTTCACGTGAAACATCCGCTCCTTTCGGGACCGTGTTCCACTCTAATCGCTGGGGCGGACGTTGCGAACCGCCGGACATTCATCTGGCCTCCGATGTCGGGATCTGGGCCGAGTTCTTTCAGCCGAGCCCCCGCTTCGTCTCCATCGCGATGTTCGCTCGATCGGCCACCCGGGCTCCTCCCCCACTGACGTCTGCTCGCACCGCCAGTGGGACACAGGCTCGCGAGGGCGCCCGTCTTGACTGATGTTTCACGTGAAACGTGGCGTTGTCTCGTGGACTCGGCGACACATCTCGGGAGCGCGCGCCCGATCTAGACCGAGGAGATGGATGAGCACGGCGCGTGTATGACGGCCGAACATCGTTCTGCCAGCATCGGTCGTTGGCGCTCAGGTGGGCTCCGGCGGACCCCGCCGTAGAAGAGGCCGAGCGGGCCCGGCTACTCGAAGGACGCGAGGCGCGACAGACCACTCAGCCGAACCTCTTCACGAACTCCTCGCCTGGACTCCCCAGAGTCAGTCACATGACCTCCTCGGACTTGCGATCCCTGGTTCGACATACCGGCTACATGGGCGACCTGCACGCGGGTGGTTCTGATGGACGGAAGCGCTCGAGCAGCCGTGGGCATGGGTCCCTCCTCCACAACCGACGCGACCAACATCCCACTGAGTCACCTCCATCGATGCCCAACGGTCACGATGTTTCACGTGAAACGTTGAGACCGGACGCCTTGTCGCTCATGGATACGAACAAAGAGCACCGATCGGACGAGCGGCCACAGAGCATCGTCCATGATGAGAGCGGCTGCTTACTGGCACCCTTCGCGCTGAGGATGGAGCCACGTTCACAGCGTCGCCCTGCCACACGCAAAGACAAAGATTCTGGATCCGATGTTTCACGTGAAACGTTGAGTCAAACTACTCGGCCACGCGATCGCGAGGATCCCGAGATCGCAAGATCACTTGATCGCGAGCTCACCGTGAAACACGGCTACGAGTGCTCGCCCAAGAGTGACAACTCGTCCCAACACATCGCAACGTCGCCACTGATCGACCGAGACGCTCTCATCCCTCTGCATGGCCAGTTCCAGGCGCGATGGCAATCGCTCAACACAATCGAACCAAGCGAGCCTCGCCCGACTATGTTTCACGTGAAACACCACCGTCCAGCCCCGATGATGAACGCTAGAACTCGATCGCTCCCCGGGTGGATCGGGGCGCAGGATGCCGAGCGCACGAGCACCGGACGGCCCAGAAAGCGGTGTGGTCCCCGCACTGGCGGGAGAGTCCGCACCCGGAGCCCGGTAGCGCAGACAAATGCAGGAGCTAGCCCCGAACCGTAGCCCTTACGACGCGAGTCGTCTCGTCCAGCACACCCTCGCCCAGAACCTCGACACGCACGTCGCTGAGTCGGTACTTCTTGATCTGCTTTGCGGCCGCACCTATCTCCGCCGGCGCATTCATGCCTTTGAGTAGTGCGAGTTCTCCCCCATCACGCAGCAACGGTGCGGTGAATGGAATGAGTGTGCGCAGCGCACTCACGGCTCTCGCCGTGACGAAGTCGAACTTCTCGACCGTGCGTACATCTTCAGCGCGTGAACGCAGGACGTCGACGTTGTCCAGTCCGAGTTCGGTGACCTGCTCGTTGAGCCAGTTCACACGACGCTCCATGGGCTCCACCAGAGTCCATTTCACATCAGGTCGCGCGATAGCGAGCACGAGTCCCGGCAGCCCTGCACCGGATCCGATGTCCGCAGCAGATCCATGGAACAACGGCGCCGCGATCGCACTGTTGAGAATGTGACGCGTCCACAAGCGCGGAAGCTCGAGCGGGCCGATCAGTCCGCGCTCTTCTCCCTGCTCTGCAAGGGCCTTCGTGAACTCACGTGCGATGTCGATTCGATCACCGAACAGCGACTTCGCAGCACCAGGCTCAGCCTCGACAGAAGTCATGACTCTGCCCCGCGATGTTTCACGTGAAACATCAACGACGGCGGATCACCGTGTGGCGATCCGCGCCGTCGCCGTACGACTCGGAAACCAGCTCGCGATCGGCGACGATGTCATGCACCAGCTTGCGCTCGTAGCTCGACATGGAGGGAAGTGAAGCCTGGGATGCACCCTCATCGAGCTTCACGACCGCAGCGTCCACCAGCTTCTCGAGCTGACGACGACGTGCATCACACGGGACCCACCGACGTCGAGAATCAACCGAGAGAAAGAACCGGTCTTGCTCTGCACGGCGAGTCGGGTGATCTCCTGCAATGCCTGCACGGTGTCCGGATCCGAGAGCACAGAGATGTCCTCGCCCTCCGCATCGACCGAGACGTAGGCCCGGCCCTGACGCACGTCGAGGTTCAGGTCCCCATCGATGTCTGCGATATCGAGGAGCTCCTCGAGGAAATCCGCAGCCACATCGCCTTCGTGTTCCAGCTGCTCGACAGTGGGCTCGGAACGGTCAACCGCACGCTCCGCGATGTTCTCACCGGTCATGAGTTGGGGCCCTTCTTCTTGGCGCGCTTCTTGCCCACGGGCTGCTGGCGCTTCGGCGCGTTCAGCTTGGCCTTCTCGGCCTCATCCAGCAGACGCTGCTGCTCTGCTTCGTATACGGACATCGGCACGACCTTGCCTGAGGAGTCGATCGCTTTGCCCTTGCGAGCCAACCGCTCTTCACGTGCCTTGGCCGCTTCTGAACCGGGCGTCGGCATTTCGCGGATGACGAGGAACTGCTGGGCCATCGTCCAGAGGTTGGAGATGAACCAGTACACGACCACGCCGAGCGGGAAGAAGATACCCGAGAAGATGAAGCCCAGCGGCAGCACGTAGAGCATGATCTTCTGCATCTGGTACGCCTGGCCGGTCTTGGCTTCCGGCGACAGGTTCTTCGAGATGATCTGCAGCTGCGTGAAGAACTGCGATGCGATCATCAGCACCACCAGGATGACCAGCAGCACGATCGCGATCGTGTTCTGCGTCTCAACTGCGTGCCCCAGGGTTCCGTGCAACGAGACCGTGCCGAAGATCGTGGCGTCGTAGAACTCCTTGGTGAGCTCGGGGCTGAGCAGCCCCACCCCGCCGAGGTTGTTCTGTGCATGCTTGGTGACGTCATTGAGCACGCTGAACAGCGCGAAGAAGATCGGCATCTGCACGATCAACGGCAGACAGCTCGACATCGGTGATGTGCCGTGCTTCTTGTACAGCGCCAT
The DNA window shown above is from Microbacterium murale and carries:
- a CDS encoding ParB/RepB/Spo0J family partition protein yields the protein MAKRTGLGRGIGALIPTADQAERPVDVFFPGASLRPAADMTITVPDESSTDEASTDEPDLTAVPGIHLIQIDPNQIVPNPRQPRTHFDEDDLAELVHSVREFGVLQPVIVRKNADGEYELIMGERRTRAAREAGLEAIPVIVRDTADENLLRDALLENLHRSELNPLEEASAYQQLLEDFGITQEELATRIGRSRPQISNTIRLLKLPMPVQQRVAAGVLSAGHARALLSLESPEAMQKLADKVINEDLSVRATEEAAKAVPSTGARSPKPQPGARRAYLDEVSGKLGDRLNTRVKITLGARKGQVAIEFASIQDLNRILSELGEEGYGS
- a CDS encoding sugar porter family MFS transporter, whose translation is MSEKKRTAGRLSARVVGISIAAALGGFLFGFDTAVINGAVDALAGAFDLGPALQGFAVSSALLGCAVGAWFAGSLANRLGRIPVMVIAAVLFLASSIGSGLAFGVIDLIVWRVIGGIGVGAASVIAPAYIAEVSPAKVRGRLGSLQQLAIVTGIFTALLSNALLANIAGSAANVLWFGIDAWRWMFMVEAIPAIVYGVMALRLPESPRFLVARGQIDKASQVLFDFTGETDVNVKIEEIRSTLNAEKRESLSDLRGDRFGLKPIVWVGILLSVFQQFVGINVIFYYSTTLWLSVGFDESQALMTSVFTSVTNIVVTIVAILLVDKVGRRPMLLTGSIGMAVTLGMMAVAFSFGTLQDGSVVLPQPWSLIALICANGFVVFFGATWGPLVWVLLGEMFPNSIRAGALAVAAAAQWVANFFISTTFPAFAEIGLTFAYGFYAFFAVVSFFFVFYQVPETKGRELETMTDVVNLPRRGGSKRA
- the rsmG gene encoding 16S rRNA (guanine(527)-N(7))-methyltransferase RsmG is translated as MTSVEAEPGAAKSLFGDRIDIAREFTKALAEQGEERGLIGPLELPRLWTRHILNSAIAAPLFHGSAADIGSGAGLPGLVLAIARPDVKWTLVEPMERRVNWLNEQVTELGLDNVDVLRSRAEDVRTVEKFDFVTARAVSALRTLIPFTAPLLRDGGELALLKGMNAPAEIGAAAKQIKKYRLSDVRVEVLGEGVLDETTRVVRATVRG
- the yidC gene encoding membrane protein insertase YidC, with product MGLDLLLASATPTPDAGGGGGFDLLGTILWPLKWAVELILVAWHSLFTLVGLPAASGITWILSIIGLVIVVRASVFPLFVRQIKSQRKMMEIAPEMKKVQEKYKGKKDQLSREAMSRETMALYKKHGTSPMSSCLPLIVQMPIFFALFSVLNDVTKHAQNNLGGVGLLSPELTKEFYDATIFGTVSLHGTLGHAVETQNTIAIVLLVILVVLMIASQFFTQLQIISKNLSPEAKTGQAYQMQKIMLYVLPLGFIFSGIFFPLGVVVYWFISNLWTMAQQFLVIREMPTPGSEAAKAREERLARKGKAIDSSGKVVPMSVYEAEQQRLLDEAEKAKLNAPKRQQPVGKKRAKKKGPNS
- a CDS encoding ParA family protein, which gives rise to MFHVKQSEKAAPNSTFGVDTPLAREIADLSARRRVLEATTVQFDGQTRVLTVSNQKGGVGKTTTAVNVASALASFGAKVLVIDLDPQGNASTALGVPHNAETPSVYDVLIDDVPLADIIQQSPESPNLLCAPSTIHLAGAEIELVAQVAREHRLRNALSQYLIENTVDFVIIDCPPSLGLLTINAFTAASEVFIPIQCEYYALEGLSQLLGSIQMIQKHLNPELHLSTILLTMYDGRTRLAQQVADEVRTHFPDQVLNTVIPRSVRVSEAPSFGQTVIAYDGASAGAIAYREAAVEIASQKTQSKEN